One genomic segment of Mangifera indica cultivar Alphonso chromosome 6, CATAS_Mindica_2.1, whole genome shotgun sequence includes these proteins:
- the LOC123219185 gene encoding uncharacterized protein LOC123219185, with product MHATFAPSGSNAAAAAPLDPSLCLGLPRVYQFSTGGDQPLGDGMPMPFFYGGGLQSFDHNLSKSSFPASTVSKAHSSLDLNQLPGFKETTAVGSFFVDPSPCLGHDESGCNKMKSFVSRVEGKRQHSLDSLGNTDLVKASKRPKIDSNLPMEIENIRNKKPLLMKKVEEPFPGLGISITAEQEVPADLDLSLHL from the exons ATGCATGCAA CATTCGCTCCGTCTGGTAGCAATGCAGCGGCTGCTGCCCCTTTGGACCCTTCATTATGTTTGGGCTTGCCTAGAGTGTATCAATTTTCTACTGGTGGCGATCAACCTCTGGGGGATGGTATGCCAATGCCATTCTTTTATGGTGGTGGCTTGCAGAGCTTTGACCATAACCTTAGTAAGTCTTCATTCCCTGCCTCTACTGTTTCTAAGGCGCATTCAAGTCTTGATTTAAATCAGTTGCCTGGCTTCAAAGAAACTACTGCTGTTGGTTCCTTCTTTGTGGACCCTAGCCCATGTTTGGGCCACGATGAAAGTGGTTGTAACAAGATGAAAAGTTTCGTGAGTCGTGTAGAGGGTAAGCGACAGCACTCACTTGATTCCCTTGGAAATACTGACCTAGTGAAAGCATCCAAAAGGCCCAAGATTGACTCCAACCTTCCTATGGAAATTGAGAATATTCGAAACAAAAAACCACTTCTCATGAAGAAGGTGGAGGAGCCGTTTCCAGGCCTTGGGATTTCAATTACTGCTGAGCAGGAAGTTCCGGCAGATTTAGATCTGTCTCTGCATCTCTAG
- the LOC123219239 gene encoding F-box/kelch-repeat protein At1g30090, producing the protein MQRVRLSSEQALVHKLGDSQMTLSPKFRFAVIQSSLLSPSLELELSLRGEPLIPGLPDDVALNCLLRLPVESHAACRAVCKRWHLLLRNKEQFFTRRKESGLKDPWLFVFAFHKCTGKIQWQVLDLTHYSWHTIPAMPCKDKVCPHGFRCVSIPRDGSLFVCGGMVSDVDCPLDLVLKYEMQKNRWTVMNKMIAARSFFASGVIDGMIYVAGGSSSDLFELDSAEVLDPVKGSWRPIANMGTNMAAYDAAVLDGKFLVTEGWLWPFFVSPRGQVYDPKTDNWESMPVGLREGWTGSSVVVYGHLFVVSELERMKLKVYNSNTDSWETIEGPPLPEQICKPFAVNACDSTIYVVGRNLHLAVGRITMLSTSEKKLSFKVKWHVVDGPELFSDLTPSSSQVLFA; encoded by the coding sequence ATGCAAAGGGTTAGATTATCATCTGAACAGGCACTTGTTCACAAGCTAGGGGATTCCCAAATGACATTATCCCCAAAGTTTAGGTTCGCTGTGATCCAATCATCTTTATTAAGTCCTTCTTTGGAGTTAGAGTTATCTCTCAGAGGAGAACCCCTAATTCCTGGCCTGCCTGATGATGTTGCACTTAATTGTCTCCTGCGACTTCCAGTTGAGAGTCATGCAGCCTGCCGAGCTGTTTGTAAACGATGGCATCTACTACTTCGTAACAAAGAGCAGTTTTTCACCCGTCGGAAGGAATCAGGATTGAAAGACCCTTGGCTTTTTGTTTTTGCCTTCCACAAGTGTACTGGAAAGATTCAGTGGCAGGTTCTTGACCTTACTCACTATTCATGGCATACTATTCCTGCAATGCCTTGTAAGGACAAAGTCTGCCCCCATGGGTTTAGGTGTGTTTCAATCCCCCGAGATGGTAGTCTGTTTGTGTGTGGAGGTATGGTCTCTGATGTTGATTGCCCTCTTGATTTGGTCCTAAAGTATGAGATGCAAAAAAATCGCTGGACTGTCATGAACAAGATGATTGCAGCTAGATCATTTTTTGCTAGTGGAGTGATTGATGGGATGATATATGTGGCTGGAGGAAGCAGTTCAGACCTTTTTGAGCTTGACTCAGCTGAGGTTTTGGATCCTGTAAAGGGGAGTTGGCGGCCAATTGCAAACATGGGGACAAATATGGCAGCTTATGATGCTGCCGTATTAGATGGGAAGTTTCTTGTGACAGAAGGCTGGTTGTGGCCATTTTTCGTCTCTCCTAGGGGTCAGGTATATGATCCAAAAACTGATAATTGGGAGAGTATGCCTGTTGGACTGAGAGAAGGGTGGACTGGTTCAAGTGTGGTGGTTTATGGGCATTTATTTGTGGTTTCGGAGCTTGAAAGGATGAAGCTTAAAGTTTACAACAGTAACACTGATTCCTGGGAAACAATAGAAGGGCCTCCATTACCGGAGCAAATATGCAAACCTTTTGCCGTAAATGCATGTGATAGCACAATTTATGTTGTGGGGCGAAACCTTCATTTAGCTGTGGGTCGAATCACAATGCTGAGCACCTCTGAGAAAAAGTTGAGCTTCAAGGTGAAATGGCATGTTGTTGATGGTCCAGAACTTTTTTCTGACTTGACACCGTCGAGCTCTCAGGTTCTGTTTGCTTAG
- the LOC123218318 gene encoding uncharacterized protein At5g43822-like isoform X1 gives MEGIVKKYQHKFKKLKEEMNRWDNLQSRLIVQFRNASSIIERLQVVQDPRNYSSLNSVAGIQVAVLGKQMESLQTILLSMKKTLEEFQGIVLSIEKLYRDGRQLVKGGSNQLTVKQLQQRVGVKPCLADCLDGLMILHDMHYSEFLLKSSLFSALSELALKPSTSDLSALQQLLVDQPNIPKEEVESIFEIIFAEEIY, from the exons ATGGAGGGAATAGTTAAGAAGTATCAGCATAAATTCAAAAAGCTCAAAGAAGAAATGAATCGATGGGATAACCTTCAATCACGCCTAATTGTTCAGTTTAGAAATGCTTCTTCAATCATTGAGAGGTTACAG GTTGTTCAAGATCCTAGAAACTACTCAAGTTTGAATTCCGTAGCTGGTATTCAAGTTGCTGTGTTGGGAAAACAAATGGAGTCCTTGCAGACTATTTTGCTTTCTATGAAAAAAACATT GGAGGAGTTTCAAGGAATTGTTTTGTCTATTGAGAAGTTATATCGAGATGGTAGACAACTAGTTAAAGGGGGTTCTAATCAGCTAACAGTGAAACAACTGCAGCAGAGAGTTGGTGTAAAGCCGTGTCTTGCAGATTGTCTAGATGGGCTTATGATTCTTCATGACATGCATTACTCAGA GTTTCTTCTAAAATCTTCATTGTTTTCAGCACTTTCAGAATTGGCCCTGAAACCCAG TACAAGTGATCTAAGTGCACTGCAGCAACTCTTAGTTGATCAGCCAAACATCCCCAAAGAGGAAG TGGAATCCATCTTTGAAATCATATTTGCAGAAGAGATTTACTGA
- the LOC123218318 gene encoding uncharacterized protein At5g43822-like isoform X2 produces MEGIVKKYQHKFKKLKEEMNRWDNLQSRLIVQFRNASSIIERLQVVQDPRNYSSLNSVAGIQVAVLGKQMESLQTILLSMKKTLEEFQGIVLSIEKLYRDGRQLVKGGSNQLTVKQLQQRVGVKPCLADCLDGLMILHDMHYSEFLLKSSLFSALSELALKPSGIHL; encoded by the exons ATGGAGGGAATAGTTAAGAAGTATCAGCATAAATTCAAAAAGCTCAAAGAAGAAATGAATCGATGGGATAACCTTCAATCACGCCTAATTGTTCAGTTTAGAAATGCTTCTTCAATCATTGAGAGGTTACAG GTTGTTCAAGATCCTAGAAACTACTCAAGTTTGAATTCCGTAGCTGGTATTCAAGTTGCTGTGTTGGGAAAACAAATGGAGTCCTTGCAGACTATTTTGCTTTCTATGAAAAAAACATT GGAGGAGTTTCAAGGAATTGTTTTGTCTATTGAGAAGTTATATCGAGATGGTAGACAACTAGTTAAAGGGGGTTCTAATCAGCTAACAGTGAAACAACTGCAGCAGAGAGTTGGTGTAAAGCCGTGTCTTGCAGATTGTCTAGATGGGCTTATGATTCTTCATGACATGCATTACTCAGA GTTTCTTCTAAAATCTTCATTGTTTTCAGCACTTTCAGAATTGGCCCTGAAACCCAG TGGAATCCATCTTTGA
- the LOC123218319 gene encoding outer envelope membrane protein 7, with the protein MAAITSAIIAIAGVVLGWIAIEIACKPCLEKGRDAIDRSLNPDYDPDDDNNDVRAPLNPDREQPNSNATTAASSDAIKSV; encoded by the coding sequence ATGGCGGCGATTACAAGCGCGATAATAGCAATAGCGGGAGTGGTGCTGGGATGGATAGCCATAGAAATCGCTTGCAAGCCTTGTCTGGAGAAAGGCCGCGACGCCATTGACAGATCTCTGAATCCTGATTACGATCCCGACGACGACAACAACGACGTTCGTGCTCCTCTTAATCCAGATCGAGAACAGCCTAACTCTAATGCAACCACAGCGGCGTCTTCAGATGCGATTAAGAGCGTCTGA